The Dehalobacter sp. 12DCB1 genome window below encodes:
- a CDS encoding LPXTG cell wall anchor domain-containing protein, protein MIKKMGILNRVKYPFILVIMTAVILLGGTSSFQVAYAIQTDSNEYGIVIEPEGQLFQISGMAPGCTDHQTLTVNNEGQKAFTYGMKVITNDQENILYQALVFKVTKADQTLYAGKLQDLNLVLGSLMPGGSETFDLSLGLPSESGNEYESQEISFDFLISAEEYNGGNNGGGNYTIYTEVEPATIEEEPVNTPTVETQKPDALEVPQDTETMLPLTGVASAFPYYAVGSVVVTAGIFLIKKKKS, encoded by the coding sequence TTGATCAAGAAGATGGGTATCCTTAACCGTGTAAAGTATCCCTTTATCCTGGTGATCATGACGGCAGTGATCCTCCTGGGTGGCACATCCTCATTTCAGGTAGCGTATGCAATCCAAACAGACAGCAATGAATACGGGATTGTCATAGAGCCTGAAGGCCAGCTTTTTCAAATTTCGGGAATGGCTCCCGGTTGTACCGATCATCAAACATTAACGGTCAACAACGAGGGGCAAAAGGCTTTCACGTATGGAATGAAGGTTATTACAAACGATCAAGAGAATATCCTCTATCAGGCCCTGGTCTTTAAGGTAACCAAAGCCGACCAAACACTGTATGCCGGAAAACTTCAAGATCTGAATCTTGTATTAGGTTCTTTGATGCCCGGCGGCAGTGAGACGTTTGATTTATCTCTGGGGCTTCCCTCAGAAAGTGGAAATGAATACGAATCACAAGAGATCAGCTTTGATTTTCTGATCAGTGCTGAAGAATATAATGGCGGGAACAACGGTGGCGGCAATTACACGATTTACACTGAAGTGGAACCAGCTACGATAGAGGAAGAACCGGTAAATACGCCGACGGTCGAAACACAGAAACCTGATGCATTGGAAGTTCCGCAAGATACTGAGACCATGTTACCATTAACAGGAGTTGCAAGTGCTTTCCCTTACTATGCTGTCGGTTCAGTAGTGGTCACTGCAGGAATCTTCTTAATAAAGAAAAAGAAAAGCTAA
- a CDS encoding DUF5305 family protein: MIKKELKKRLRVGLILLFAILLIADVYMLYRKIALPEVQVVKTTLYEYMNKMDIHYKVSLKPNNLFAQTTQEEGQVYLTNLVDTITATFSYAFSGKSQIDIQGDYEIIAVLEGSSIQNNKRVSIWKKQVVLVPKTSFEKKDTQFNLTKDVNLNLEQYRAFANAIKEEAKVDADVSLTTAMNVNLDSMTEYGRIQDQVASSMFLPLKTSYFEITNMGIGDQPGAIENVKQVPVDQKFSVIGLALLGFILLAGLVCLILLTKEIPEDPYLKKLKMIMKQFSNRMVALDSDIIQRGDNYQVQSVDDLVKLSDELGKPILYRTFADLKKITTFYVFDEKCTYYFDLT; the protein is encoded by the coding sequence ATGATAAAAAAAGAATTAAAGAAAAGACTACGTGTTGGCCTTATTTTGCTATTTGCGATATTGCTGATTGCAGATGTTTATATGCTGTACCGGAAAATTGCGTTACCGGAAGTACAAGTCGTAAAGACGACACTGTACGAATATATGAATAAAATGGATATTCACTATAAAGTGAGTCTGAAACCCAATAATCTATTTGCCCAAACGACGCAGGAAGAGGGTCAGGTGTACTTAACCAATTTGGTTGACACCATTACGGCGACATTTTCGTATGCGTTTTCAGGTAAAAGTCAGATCGACATCCAAGGTGATTATGAAATCATCGCTGTGCTGGAAGGATCCAGCATTCAAAATAATAAACGGGTTTCTATTTGGAAGAAACAGGTTGTCCTCGTGCCAAAAACGAGTTTTGAAAAAAAAGATACACAATTCAACCTAACAAAGGATGTCAATCTGAATTTGGAGCAGTATAGAGCATTTGCCAACGCCATCAAGGAGGAAGCAAAAGTGGATGCTGACGTTTCCTTAACCACCGCGATGAATGTGAATTTGGATAGTATGACGGAGTACGGGCGAATTCAGGATCAAGTTGCTTCATCGATGTTTTTGCCGCTGAAAACGAGCTACTTTGAAATCACAAATATGGGTATCGGTGATCAGCCTGGTGCCATCGAGAATGTCAAGCAAGTACCAGTCGATCAAAAGTTTTCCGTTATTGGTTTGGCCTTGCTGGGTTTCATTTTGTTAGCCGGGCTCGTTTGTTTGATCCTGCTTACAAAAGAGATACCAGAAGATCCTTACCTCAAAAAGTTGAAAATGATCATGAAGCAGTTTAGCAATCGAATGGTTGCATTAGATTCAGACATTATCCAAAGAGGAGACAATTATCAGGTTCAATCGGTGGACGACCTGGTGAAACTCAGTGATGAACTCGGGAAGCCGATACTTTACAGGACATTTGCCGATTTGAAAAAGATCACAACATTCTATGTCTTTGATGAGAAATGCACCTATTATTTTGATCTAACATGA
- a CDS encoding signal peptidase I produces MRKSLCLWAINFAIIMITVQVLAGFLDGFGKSPYSNSFLGILINFFTVCAALAGRELTRHVLVNSWTRKQNYKVLVAVALLMTVIVFPISKYTELKNIQELVQFVAQYFAPQFTKNLLATCFAFYGGPLPAIIFMGVLDFFHWFSPVLPNLKWITAALIGILTPVFLFSALERIYLQENRIRKHRFKSEEGLLGWMVTTLISITIIWFTVGVFPVYPSVIATGSMIPMIYPGDVILVDKGVDRMKMSVGTVIQFQRDDILISHRIIGEVVEKDGTKHYLTKGDNNNSADSQWVKPEDIKGEVVKVVPKIGWPTLLLKSDQEIWSTNKEI; encoded by the coding sequence TTGCGAAAATCTCTTTGTTTATGGGCGATCAACTTTGCCATCATCATGATCACCGTCCAAGTGCTGGCCGGATTTTTAGATGGATTCGGGAAAAGCCCCTATAGCAACTCTTTTCTGGGTATCCTCATTAACTTTTTCACGGTTTGTGCGGCATTGGCAGGTCGGGAACTAACGAGACACGTATTGGTAAATAGCTGGACACGGAAGCAAAACTATAAGGTATTGGTTGCAGTCGCCTTGCTGATGACAGTGATCGTTTTTCCGATCTCTAAGTATACCGAACTGAAAAATATCCAGGAACTTGTTCAATTTGTGGCACAGTATTTTGCACCGCAGTTTACCAAAAATCTATTAGCAACATGCTTTGCTTTTTATGGTGGACCGCTTCCAGCGATCATTTTTATGGGAGTGCTTGACTTTTTCCATTGGTTTTCTCCGGTTCTACCCAATTTGAAATGGATTACCGCTGCGCTCATCGGCATCCTAACCCCTGTGTTCCTTTTTAGTGCGTTGGAGAGAATTTATCTGCAGGAGAACAGGATTCGAAAACACCGATTCAAGAGTGAGGAGGGCCTTCTGGGGTGGATGGTAACCACACTGATTTCCATCACCATTATCTGGTTTACAGTGGGGGTATTTCCGGTTTATCCGTCAGTGATCGCCACAGGCAGCATGATTCCGATGATTTATCCAGGAGATGTGATCCTAGTAGATAAGGGGGTGGACCGGATGAAAATGAGTGTTGGGACGGTAATTCAGTTTCAAAGAGACGACATCCTGATCTCACACCGGATCATTGGAGAAGTCGTTGAGAAAGATGGAACAAAACATTATTTGACCAAAGGAGATAACAATAACAGCGCGGATAGTCAATGGGTAAAACCGGAAGATATCAAGGGAGAAGTCGTTAAGGTCGTCCCTAAAATCGGCTGGCCAACCCTTCTCCTCAAAAGTGATCAAGAGATTTGGTCGACGAATAAAGAAATATAG
- a CDS encoding response regulator transcription factor yields MKIVIVDDHPLVRQGLEAVLSTETDMTIVGKASNAGEAVDLICSVFPDIVLVDLMLSGSSGLDVIKTCKEKVSTCKYIVLTSSVSQDDFQTADQIGADGYILKEAFPEELISAIRLIYRGRKFYDPLVIEFMMKKETSNSMQQLTSRERDVLITLSEGLSNKEIAKKLVITEFTVKKHVSQILAKLELADRTQAALYARDHGLGNSR; encoded by the coding sequence ATGAAGATCGTGATTGTGGATGATCATCCCTTAGTTCGACAGGGATTGGAGGCCGTTCTCTCAACCGAAACGGACATGACCATTGTTGGAAAGGCATCAAATGCGGGAGAAGCCGTTGACCTGATTTGCTCTGTGTTTCCGGACATTGTCCTGGTGGATTTAATGCTTTCGGGTTCTTCGGGGTTGGATGTGATAAAAACCTGCAAAGAAAAGGTATCAACGTGTAAGTATATTGTGCTGACATCTTCAGTTAGCCAGGACGATTTTCAAACAGCAGATCAGATTGGCGCAGACGGTTATATTCTGAAGGAAGCTTTTCCGGAAGAACTGATATCGGCGATCCGCTTGATCTATCGCGGTAGGAAGTTCTATGATCCGCTGGTGATTGAATTTATGATGAAAAAAGAAACGAGTAACAGCATGCAGCAGCTGACCTCACGGGAACGCGACGTACTCATCACATTGAGTGAAGGACTTAGTAATAAAGAGATTGCGAAAAAGCTGGTCATCACTGAATTTACAGTAAAGAAGCATGTAAGCCAGATCCTGGCAAAACTAGAGCTGGCTGACAGGACCCAGGCAGCATTATATGCCAGGGATCATGGGCTCGGGAATAGCAGGTAA